In Heteronotia binoei isolate CCM8104 ecotype False Entrance Well chromosome 21, APGP_CSIRO_Hbin_v1, whole genome shotgun sequence, the DNA window TTCAGATACTGCGATACTGCAAAGAATATGCTTCTTTTACTAGCATTATGTGACCATACAGAttcaagcacttttaaaaaaaaatcttaaatttaaaaaagaaattcacACCAAGTTGGAAGCGGTACACTCCTCTCAAACAGTATCCAGTAGGTGTCTATGACACACAATTTCATTCTATACACCAACCACTATACATTATTTGGGGAAATGTCATTTTCTGTTAATTGGTCAGTTGAGGATGTTGTCAATGTTCCAAACAAATGCATGAAATCAGAAATGGGCTGGATAAAGGTGAACAAGTTGAAACCTAATCCTGACAAGATAGAGACTCTATGAGTTAGTAGAAAAGCAGATCAGGGACTAGCGATATCTGCTGTCTTGAATGGGGCTACACTCCCCTTCAAAAGCCAGGTTTGCAGCTTAGGAGTGTAGCCTGACTCAGACATCCCCTTAAAAAAGCAGATGGCTGTGGTGACTCACAGTGTTTTTGTCCTGCTTCAGCGACCTTTCAGCTATGCCCATTCCTGGTTCAGTCAGGTCTAGAAACAGTGATACATGCTTTTTTATTttcaaatgtattttattttggttGCAAGTTGCTTTGAGCTCCATAAGAAAGAAAcatggctaataaatgttttgaataaatgaAGTCCTCTGTGCCTCTCTGGATCAAGCAATTGAGTCAAATGGAGTCTCTAGCACTTAAGTGGAGGATGAGTAACCAACTATTGGGACCTTTTTAATACTTCGGTTGAAAGATGTATAGATACGTAATACATAACTTTAACCCTCCTATTCCATAATACTTCATTATAGGAAGAAAAATGCAGGACTTTTACATTTGGCACATTAAAATTTCAGAATGAATTACAATATTTTGGCTATTTCCTGATGCTTCCTTTTCCACATTTGTGGCTACCAAAACTGAATGTAAAGTCTGCTGAGGTTTGGATTTTGTAAGACTGGAAGTTATTGGTAAGCATCAATCCACATGTTGGTAATGCAAACATAGATTTGGCCATAATTATTAAAGTTATTAATTGGAATTCATTACATCCCTGGTAGGGAATATAATATTATTTGCTCTTTCAGCAGCAAGACTATAACACACCTATATGGATACACATGTGGTACATTATTTTAAGATGCCTGTTCACTTCAATTATTTTCACTGCTCTGTATTTGATTATTGTTATGGCCTATGGTTAAACAATAAACTATTACAATGATAAAAGATGCTCTGAAATATGTTTAAAATATCAACTGATTCATTTTGGTACACTTAGAAAACATATCCACAGCATTAAAATTTTAACTGACATTAGCTGCATGGCAAATAACATCAGTACAACTTATTACACTGCTTCCTCTCCACTCCTTTTCAGATATATGGATTAATTCCTGCATTCCGGAAGCTAGTACAGTTACATTGCCAGATGTCTCTACAGAAATGAACTCCACTTCAGCTCTCTCATATCAGGAAACTTCTAAGGAAGCTGGAACATCTaaggaaaaacaaaccaaaagacTTCCTCCATTGCTTCGTGTTATCTGTGTAACTCAAACCATGTTACCAACAGAAACAATAAGATACGAAGAGGAAATCACACTATCCCCAAACCGCGCAGCCTTTAAAAGTGATGGTGTCATATTTGGCGGTAAAAGCTACACCCTATAACTTTGCTTATATGGTTTAGATTTATGAGAGTATTAGTATTTTTCATCATGggttctggtttgtttgtttgcctcACTGAAAGATGTGTAGATGGAAGTGAGGGAAAACCGGAAATAAGTGTGAGGTTTTTATAAAGTGGGTAAAGAAGCAAAGGAAAACATCAGCTGCAGAGGCAAAGACCTATTCCTTATTCCATATGCATTTTAAGAGAGATTCTTTTTCAAATCTAACAATTAAAATAGCAAGGGGGGAAAGCTACTAACTGGATGCATTGGTAAGAGCTACCATGTTAAAACAGAATGAGGAGTCAAATTTTCATATTGAAAAGTAATATCGACCAAGCTGAAAGATGTACCACTAGGAAGGAATTTTTTTGAAAAGGAATGGTAACATATAAACTAATCATAGTAGGTTCTTCAAACCTCACCATGAAGCGCTAGCCCATCACGAGTAAAAAATATTAGCCCTGATCTCCTTGTTGTCTCCACATTTCTATTCATACAAAGTCCAGACATAACCTGATTGGGAGGAGCTGCATCAAAACTGAAAACAGCAAAATGTTTACCACTGACCCAATCTGGAGCAGGGTGTATAAATGATGTTTGAGAACTCAGCAAGTATTTTGCCCTGCAGCCCACCAGTTGAGTGCATTAGATTGTTTGCATTTTTTTCTAATGAAGAACCTTTGTCGCTTAAGACATGGGACACTTTTGTCATATTTTCATATAGCATAGAGGCACTTCTTGTTGCTAGTGGGTTTCTACTATGACTTTTGGTCATTGGAAGTATGTATGGGGAGGGAGACAatgtggccaaccagtttatTGGTTGACGGACTAACAGTTACTGCTTCaggggaaggaaaatagatcCAAGCTAAATAATTATGATCCTAGCTGTAAGGAATAGAGTTTAATTTCAGTATAAAGATAATGAGTTCAACAAGTGTTTTTAAAGTCTTGTATTGAGAATTGATGATGATATTTCCTGTGCCCAGCCTGCTAACCTTCTCTAGCTgttattctcccctccccccttctactTCCAACTTGAAGGGATGAAGCAGGAACAGAAAGAAATGCCAACAAAAGTGTTTTTTTGTGCCATGGGTGAAGACAGTTCTGTTTCTGCAGATTTATAGGATTTGTTAAGAAAATAACAGCGGCTGGGTCCAATTTTGGGGTGGAGTGAGGTTTCTGGTACTGTTCCTGTTTGCTATTTTGATCCTTTTTGTTAGGTTTTATAGAATTATTGTTTCAGACACTTGGGAAGCCAATATCTAGATTGCATGGTTTTAAAAAGtgggaaataaatgttttaaataaataaataaatagcagtaAGGCACCACTTTAAAATGGTAGCTTCTCACTGAGAGAGCAATCACAGCTAAAGCCTCATCTGCTGGCCCAAGATGGTGCAAGGGTTTCTTCTGGGAGAGGTAATTCCTCAAAAAGAAGGTCAATGTGGATTGGCATCTATTAGTCAGGGATGAATGCTGGCCAGTCTGGGAAATACCAGAAATGATGGGTACTCCTTTAAAGTCTCTGTTTCTAAAAAGTCTCTGATTCTAAAATCAGgtatctttttttgttgttgtctctAGGTATACCAACTGCTCTCCTGGTTCTAGCACTTATCTTCTTTGTAGCTACAGTTATTTTAGCTGTCTGCTATATTAAAAAGTgagtttgttttggttttttgtatttgGTGCAAACACATTTGTGCTGATCCAATTAGTTGGCAATATATTTTTCAAGTTTATATTTATGATACATCACTAGTGCGTGCTGTGCCTTGATGTATATTCTTGGATGTATTTGCCTGTCCTATTGCATGCAATCTTGGAGTAATGTCTGGGCATATACATTCATTGGCAAAAAATACCCTCCTACCACAACCTATCCACTCCTTTTATGCAGCAGATATACAATACAGATAAAGTgtattcagggcttcttttgagcaggaacacagttccagctggcttgatgtcagggggtgtggcccagtacgcaaatgagttcctcctgggctttttctatttataaaaaaagccctgggtgtactCATATATGAATTTACATGCATTGGTATCTGTTCAATATAAAATGTTCACCACACAGTGAGGTACCCTAGTAGCCTGATGTCCATCCATGTGTCTCACCACATGTGCATTCTACATATGGAAGAAGAGTGTTAATCAACCCATAATCTTACAacaaattttcttttaaaacaactTTTTGGCTTTCTTGATTAACTTAGCACAACTTAGTGTACAGTCATTCAAAGCAAAAGTTCTTAAATTCTTATACAGTACTCCTTAATACTTGaccttttaaataatttaaataatcaTAAGTGAACCAAGCACTAAGAGTTTTGAAGCTGGTAGCATTGCAGTACTCCAGTACCAAACCAGAATATTGGAGCCACAGCAACAGTCATTAGTTTTGCCATTCCAATGGTAAACCTATGACTCTACGCAATTGTGATGCTTTTTAGTATTTATGTGACACATGTGAGGGCAGAAAGAAGGCAGAGCTAGCAGTGCAGCATCCTAATGATAATTTAAGTTGTTTTTGCATCCATTTATATTTTTACTTTCATCCTTCCTCCTTAAACCACAAGAAATTCCAGGGACAGTGTTACAGGTTTAATtttctttggatgagggaacacTGGAAGTTTTTTGTGACCTACTaatctttgttttatttaaaaatatacacaATGAGCATAATGAAGGCAAATATATTTCTATAAGCAGACAGCACAGAGGGTAATACTGTTATAGCTCCATCCATTTTACAGTTCTGGATCTCTTTAAATTTGAAGTACAAACTGGCTTTCTTCATACAGATCAAAGCTCAAGACATAAATTGCCCATTCAAGAATACATCCCATTAATTAAATAATGTTCTTTTGTTAAATGTTCTGGAATTCATGTTCTTTAGCTCCAGGGGTTCTTGGAAGAGACTGATTTTccggaccaggggtggccaaacttgcttaacataagagccacatagaataaacgtgagatgtttgagaaccacaagacatgaacaaatattgcatacatgtctttattaaaattcttaatatAGTCTTTGCACAgagagataaaatacatatgtatgcactttacaacacaactatgctaggagactttttaaaaattgggaataacagtccccataaaacaaGCATAAGGAAAggctagggaattattttttggcaccagtgggagaaggaaacacacatgtaccatagaaatcactgaccaccatttgcatcattatgtgtttctctatgggtgttttcgcactcaccttcagccggcgccgcgaccctcttgacgacggaggatctgtgctgatttcccacacgaagcgctggagcaaccagaagagccgccaatttccgtcgcgaagcccgctcaagcgttttcctgcttcttggcgatttacgtttgagcgggcttcgcgccggaaattggcggctcttctggttgctccagcgcttcgtgtgggaaatcagcacagatcctccgtcgtcaagagggtcgcggcgccggctgaaggtgagtgcgaaaacaccctatgccttgacaccaaggttagtaaatacagctcctacaagagctataaaaCTAAAGGAGACTTggtgccaccctctttaatttcgtccctccttccagtggctctctgggttcttgtgctctttcttcactccaggtctccaggcaacctctgtggtgcaggagaagagcttgcaagcctgccagtttccccctgctttcccacttcacacatggcagaaatagtcgcctacctatgggtcagcactgaTACTAAGCACACATACTTCAGAGTAAGCCTGCATTCCTCCTCAGCCTCTGGGAGCcaaacaatgtgtgtgaaagagccacatgtggcttccaagttgcagtttggccacccctgctatagaatgtTCAAAATCTAAGCTCTGCACAGTTGCATAGCCTATTAGTGCGACTGAACAGATGACCTTCTGAAGAAAATCTGGTACAGGGAAgcaacttgccccccccccacacacacacactcatccaTTATTTGTAAAGAGGGCAGTTTTCGTTAATCTAATTTGCATTCATGTTTTGTTCAAGATACAAGCAAACATTTCCATTTTctggaaaggaagagaaaagggAAGTAATTGAAACCAAGGACATCaaagaaacaaagccaaataGCAAAATTCTAGAGGAGAATCCAAAGAATGGAAAAAAGGCTGAAGAACTTCAAGTGAAACCTGAACCATCAGTAAAATGTATGGAAGCAGAagtttaaagaaataaatacaagGACAATTAAAACTGACTGATTTTAAATGAACAAGAAGAAAtaggaaatgttttaaaaatgatttaattggatagccatgttgatgtgaagcagcagaacaaagtctgagtccagtggcacctttaagaccaacaaagttttgttcaaggtataaggaaatgaaagcttataccttcaatAAAGGTTTATAGGTAACTGTAGATAATGCCAAAATGAATATTACGTCTGTTTCTGTACAATTTTTTTTCCACATTAGCTCTACCATCTTTGAATAATACCTGATTTTACAAGGAGGAACAGTTGTCCTCACAATAATGTCTACACCATTCTCAAGTGTGTTCTTTATGGACAATTGATGCCAGATCTTGGGTTGACCCCAACCGAACTAAACAAGGCCTTCTATCTAGGTCATATATGTGACTGGTCACTTCCATTCCTGTGTGGAACCCTGATTGCACAGACAGTCCTCAGTGTATAAAGTTTGGTGTATCAAGAAGCAATGCCCAAGGATTTTCTAAAAGGATGAAATAAAATAGAAGATGCAGACACAAGTTGTTTTTTTTCTAGTTATTTAACGTATTTTTTCCAAAACAGTCTTACTTTGAGCAAGCTACTTTATCTTCACTTCCTTGAGATTTTCCAATAATATAACAAAACACACATTGTAGTGAAACCCTGAAAAAGGACAAGAACTTCTCCTTAAcaactgtttttttaaacaagACATTGTCATATTTACCACCATTTTAAATTAATTATATATAACATAATGTATTAAAAACTGATGGTTGCCCAGTTCCTGTTCATCTTGCCATAATAGACCatgttattttatttactatattAACTACATAATTTTCTGTAGCAGGCAGAAGTATCTGTAAAACAAATCTGGATCCCAATTGTTATGGATGCTTGTCTCACTGTACAATTCAATAAACAATTATGGAAAATTATTTGTCATGTAATCTGGGGATCATCTTTAAAAACCCAAAGAGGACAAAAAAATAAGCTTCTCATGCCACGGTAAAGTCCACATGCCAAGATACAATAATAGGGTTGCTAGGacttacctggctgccagtggggagTTTATTCCTCTCTTCTggacagaagtgacatcatcgcaccagacACATTGCACAGGGCAATCTATAATTTGGGAGGGGACTCTATAGTCATCAGAGAGTTTTTACCCCAAACTGATAGAGTGACCCCCACATGTTgtgcccagcgtgatgacatcatcacaccgggcaTGTTGGGcttgacagagctctttgggagCAGGGCTCCCCACACAagccagctccatgctggtggattGGAGGTCCTGAAAGTAGGGGGAAACCCACCCCTATCAGGGGAATGGGGACCCTATACAGTAACTAGTTCAATAGTGATAATTCTGGTTTTTTCAGTAGCTATATCTACTCCAAAGTAAACTATATTTAGAAAGCAAAATATCCCAAATATGGGGCCTAATGGGACTCCATTAAGTATGTATAAGATTTCAGCCTTAAAAACTCTCTTTTAATAATACTACTTTATTTTAATTGGGAAACATTTATGCAACTAAAGTATATAAGGCAGGAATCTACTTAAGTGTATTATTGGTGCTACAAATAGCAACATTAAGCTGAAATAAAGTAATGGCACTGTGCTTAAAGCTGATAAATGAAATCATACAACAGACTTCTTTAAAAAGTAAAAGATTATACCAGAGAACATACCTCTAGAATTCACCAGAAATTAGTTTATGCTTTGATGTCTAAGTCTGTGCAATGTTAATCACTATgtttagacttgccaatccccaggtcccagtgggggttctcccgcttcccaggcttcttccccctctcagtcagctggctggtggggggaagccccgccccacagccaccatgtgctgttccacctccagaggcttcagactccacttggaaaggcttcctcttgggatggtgtgtctgtgtctttaaggctgaatgggggtggggggagcaggcaaAACAATATGgttgctcccagtggctgtgaaagcagcccagaccctctgttttttgcacaatcttttcagagatcgtttgcataggaaaggtaaacttgaaccttttgttgctttgtgttactttgaagaaattggaaattcagcaactcttgagtagagaagccaatccccaggtggaaacaGACCCTAccccgcttcagagttgtcagaaatggggggtggggggagggaaatgtctgctgggcacttcattatttcctatggagatcaattccatagggtataatggagaattgaactgggggtatctggggctctggaggggctgtttttttgaggtagaggcaccaaagtttcagcatagcatctgatcaCTCTTCTCAGAAtgctgtccaaatttcaaaaagattggaccagggggtccaattctatgagccccaaaagaaggtgcccctatccttcattatttttaatctaggcaaggcctttaaaaggtgtgtagttcCTTTGAATgtgatcacccagcaagctttgtttcagtacattcttagttattcagtcactataacttcggttgtgctgtctttaaccTTCAGGTGATGGCTGAAAATCTCTTGCTatcacaactgacctccaggcaagagagatcagttcacctggagaaaagggctactTTCGaatgtgaactctatggcattacaccccattaccttcccttccccaaaccccaccctcttcagacttcactcccaaaatctccaggtatttcccaacctggggctggcaaccctatcccttggTAAGATCTGATTCTAAGTTAGAATTTATATATTTACTTTATAACCCACCTTTATCTCCAAGGAATCTGAAAGCAactttcatcattctcctctcctctgtttatcctcacaacaaccctgtgaggtaggttaggctaagaggcagtgacagacagatagatagatagatagatagatagatagatagatagatagatagatagatagatagatagatagatagatagatagatagatagatagatagatttattgtcattgttctcaacaaaaagagagcaacgaaatgagctgctcttccacaaacatacaggcccaagatcacccagcaagcttccatggcatcagttgggatttgaacctgggtttcccagatcctagtccaagacTTTAACCGCTGCACAACCTTTATTTCCACTGCAGGTAGCACAGGGGTCTAGAGAGAACCTGGGCCAAGATATTCCAGTTCCCTTCAGTTTTTGTCCCATAATCTGCCTGAGGCTGGTGGCCCAGTTTTGACATGCCACAAATGTTCAGATGGacatgtggttgttgttgttcagtcgcacagtccgaCTCTTTGTTACCTTATGGACGTCACAccatgccctcctgtcttccaccatcctccgaagtctgttcaaattcgtgttagttacatcagtaacactgtccagccgtctcatctcatcaaggagtgatggggctgtttgccatgatcttagttttttgatgttgagtttcaagcctatttttgcATTCTCATCTTTCACccttaacaagaggttctttaggtcctcttcactttctgccattagactagtgtcatctgcatatctgagattgttgatgtttttcccaacaATATTAATTCTgccttgtgcttcatccaggccagcattccacattatgtactctgcatataaatgaaataagcagggtgacaatatacatccttgtcgaactccttttcctattctaaaccaattagttgttccatatcccattctgacagatgcttcttgacccttatacaggtttctcaggagacaggtgaggtggtctggtactgccatccaatgttccctctaagctgcagagtcttgtgagcaaaaattctactttgtgagctactggtattaaagttgtgagctactgcataaattagtttgctctggggccatttttcctgacaaaaatgtgtgagctggagcctgaaggctaaaaatctgtgagctagctcacactaactcatcttagagggaacactgctcccatctctttaaggacttgccacagtttgttatgatccacacagtcaaaggctttagtgtagtcaataaAGCAGAAACAgacttttttctgatactccaTTGCTTTCTCCATAAACCagaaaatgttggcaatttgagctctagttcctctatctcttcaaaacccagcttgaacttttggtagttcccgatctacatactgctgaagcctagcttgcagGATCTTTTAACATGACCCTggtggcatgtgaaatgagtgcaatggtgcgatagtttgaacattccttggcattacccttctttgggattggaatataaactgaccttttccaatctttTGGCcgctgttgcgttttccaaatttacTGTGGACATGTGGAcccttttattattatagatacATGCTAACAGCCAGCCAAGTAATTTATTTTGTTACAATATTTAGTTTTGATCAAGATCATTTGAGATGGAGCAGCTAGAATCTTTACCAAGGAATCGAggtggctctcagcagccctgcAGGATGGCTAAACATGTAGCTTAAAAAACCCAGACTTAACTGAAAACACCCAAATGCAATTTAAACAAGCATATAAAGCAGGACAGAACACTACTGTTGAAATAATGCAACAGTATTCCAATATCAGCAAAAAGCAGCAAGGTTTTAAATCAAGGAGGCCAAATGCTCTTCTGCATAAAGTGCTTTGGCCCAATAGAAAAATGCCACCTTTGCATCACTTCTTAGATAATAAAGCACTTCTGCAGCCTCTGTGTCCATCCAAAAAGTAAATCTAGTTTAATTTACCCCTTGAAACCATCATCTACAGGAAATACCTGAAATGACTATACAAATAATTATTGGTTCCATCCTCAGGACATGACAGTTGCTGACATTCATTAATAACAATATCAGTTGTATTCCCACACTTAGGCTACAGATGTTTGTTGACCTTTATGAAAAGGGGGAGGTTGGACTGTGTACTTTCTTCAGGAAATACGTAAGAATGAAGCTGAAATATTAAGCCAAGTTttgtctcaaatacagtattttgAATGTAACTCTATAAAATTGCTATAATTACATCTTCAAGATAGTCTTACCATGCTTCAGTATGATTATTTAATAAACTTCTGTCAGCTCATGACTAAAATCAGAACAACGTACTATATCTCactctgaacaaagtttgagcacagtggcacctttaagaccaacaaagttttgttcagggtatgagcttttgtgtgagaatgtgtgcatgcacacaaaacctcatgccttgaataaaactttgttggtcttaaaagtgtcactggactaaaactctgttctactgcttcagaccaacattggtacccacctgaatctatgtgtCACTCTGTTGGTTTAAGAAAAAAATTGTTTGGATAAATGGCTGAACCACCCATCAAACCATTTTTGTACTATTTTTCTGGCAAGTAAAAATTGCTAGGGTCTGGGGAAGTTCTGTGGAGCATGGGCAGAACGCAATGTGGTCCATTTGCATTGCATGTTGCTACAGTCACTGGCTGGCGGGAGGAGGCCTTCTAAAACAGAGGGGGATGTTTCCAGACACCGCAGTTCTGGCCCTACATTTTCTCCAAATTAAATCCTCTACAGGAAATAAGTCTTCCTGTTATGACAGTGAAGGTG includes these proteins:
- the LYVE1 gene encoding lymphatic vessel endothelial hyaluronic acid receptor 1, with amino-acid sequence MSSLSGLSIFFISIWILRAMTQLAPDSVGVVTTDCRISGIALFTGKRLNQPPFNFYEAQEVCKQLGLVLAHKYQVENALKHGFETCSFGWIAEGYTVISRQTSNNKCGQGKTGVVEWKLSPTKKSNAYCYNSSDIWINSCIPEASTVTLPDVSTEMNSTSALSYQETSKEAGTSKEKQTKRLPPLLRVICVTQTMLPTETIRYEEEITLSPNRAAFKSDGVIFGGIPTALLVLALIFFVATVILAVCYIKKYKQTFPFSGKEEKREVIETKDIKETKPNSKILEENPKNGKKAEELQVKPEPSVKCMEAEV